The following are encoded together in the Parabacteroides chongii genome:
- a CDS encoding type 1 glutamine amidotransferase family protein, translated as MNKKEVIFILLNNFADWEGAYISTCLNIGVKPGNPIKYNVKTLSISKDPVCSIGGFKVLPDYGINDMPEDYAGLVLVGGMSWFSPEAGQIVPLIEKAIADKKLVAGICNASVFLGAHGFLNNVKHTSNGLEYIKQYAGDKYAGEANYINKQAVRDVNIVTANGTAPLDFCREILYALDADTPDIIEESYQYYINGLSPK; from the coding sequence ATGAACAAGAAAGAAGTAATTTTTATTCTGCTAAATAATTTTGCAGATTGGGAAGGAGCCTATATCTCCACCTGCTTGAATATTGGGGTTAAGCCCGGGAATCCTATTAAATACAATGTTAAGACTTTGTCCATAAGCAAAGACCCGGTTTGTTCCATAGGCGGTTTCAAGGTTTTGCCGGATTATGGAATTAATGATATGCCGGAAGATTATGCAGGATTGGTGTTGGTTGGTGGAATGAGTTGGTTCTCGCCTGAAGCTGGGCAGATTGTTCCATTGATAGAGAAAGCAATCGCAGACAAGAAGCTGGTTGCCGGAATATGCAATGCTTCGGTTTTTCTCGGAGCTCATGGCTTCCTCAATAATGTGAAGCACACGAGCAACGGACTTGAATATATCAAGCAATATGCCGGAGATAAATATGCAGGCGAAGCTAATTATATCAACAAACAGGCAGTAAGAGATGTGAACATTGTTACCGCCAACGGAACAGCGCCATTGGACTTTTGTCGGGAAATACTGTACGCTTTGGATGCCGATACACCGGATATTATAGAGGAAAGTTATCAGTATTACATCAATGGCCTTAGCCCTAAGTAA
- a CDS encoding CatB-related O-acetyltransferase, translating to MMTKIYPRAGDKQTVYLNAVVKDPQIEIGDYTIYNDFVSDPLFFEKNNVLYHYPIHQEKLVIGKFCSIACGVKFLFNCANHALKSLSTYTFPLFYEEWELDKADITSAWDNKGDIVIGNDVWIGYEAVIMAGVHIGDGAIIGTRAVVTKDVPPYTIVGGVPAREIRKRFDADVIERLLKLEWWNWPVSKIRSCLPGLIKALPTTLT from the coding sequence ATGATGACGAAAATATATCCGCGTGCGGGAGATAAACAGACGGTGTATTTGAATGCCGTAGTAAAAGATCCGCAAATAGAGATTGGTGATTATACAATTTATAATGATTTTGTTTCCGATCCGTTATTTTTTGAAAAGAACAATGTGCTCTATCATTATCCCATCCATCAGGAGAAGTTGGTGATCGGTAAATTCTGTTCTATCGCTTGTGGTGTGAAGTTCTTATTTAATTGCGCTAATCACGCATTGAAATCATTATCAACGTATACTTTTCCGTTGTTTTATGAGGAATGGGAATTAGACAAGGCTGACATAACCTCCGCATGGGATAATAAAGGAGATATTGTGATTGGTAACGATGTGTGGATCGGTTATGAAGCTGTGATTATGGCGGGAGTACATATTGGTGACGGGGCAATTATCGGAACGCGTGCTGTTGTAACTAAAGATGTACCTCCTTATACTATTGTAGGCGGAGTTCCTGCCAGGGAAATTCGCAAACGTTTTGATGCTGATGTAATAGAACGATTACTGAAGTTGGAATGGTGGAATTGGCCTGTCAGTAAGATCCGGAGTTGTCTGCCGGGGCTAATAAAGGCATTGCCTACCACATTAACATGA
- a CDS encoding MATE family efflux transporter gives MNYTYKQIWLINFPVMMSILMEQLINITDAVFLGHVGEIELGASAIAGIYYLAVYMLGFGFSIGLQVMLARRNGEQRYKETGKTFIQGIYFLSGLAILLCLLLRIVSPCLLERLISSPEIYQAVIRYLDWRSFGLLFSFPFLAIRSFFVGITLTKALSWAAMVAVLINIPFNYLLIFVWGLGISGAAIASSLAEMGSFVILCIYMWKKIDKQKYGLKFVYDGRVLVAVLKLSVWSMLHAFISVAPWFLFFIAIEHLGEMELAISNITRSVSAIFFVIANSFAVTTGSLVSNMIGAGDRNTAFPICRKILKLGYAIGLPLVGVALLCNQWIIGFYTDNRQLVELAFTPFVVMLLNYTFALPGYVYLNAVGGTGKTIITFIFQVTTTVIYLIYLYWLSHCTNASLAIYLTAEYLFVILLAVQSIIYLKRKHY, from the coding sequence ATGAATTATACATATAAACAGATATGGCTCATCAATTTTCCGGTGATGATGAGCATTTTAATGGAACAATTAATTAATATTACCGATGCGGTCTTTTTAGGGCATGTCGGAGAAATAGAGTTGGGAGCATCGGCTATTGCGGGGATCTACTATCTGGCAGTTTATATGCTGGGGTTTGGGTTTAGTATCGGGTTGCAGGTGATGCTGGCCCGAAGAAATGGAGAGCAGAGATATAAAGAAACAGGAAAAACATTTATTCAGGGAATCTATTTCCTTTCAGGATTGGCTATCCTTCTTTGTTTGTTACTTCGTATTGTATCTCCGTGTCTCTTGGAACGATTGATTTCTTCTCCGGAAATTTATCAGGCAGTGATTCGGTATCTGGATTGGCGTAGTTTCGGACTGTTATTCTCGTTTCCTTTCCTGGCAATCCGCTCTTTCTTTGTCGGGATAACACTGACCAAAGCATTGTCATGGGCTGCTATGGTGGCTGTTTTGATCAATATACCTTTCAATTACTTGCTGATATTTGTTTGGGGATTAGGTATTTCCGGTGCGGCAATAGCTTCATCGTTGGCTGAGATGGGGTCTTTTGTCATACTTTGTATCTATATGTGGAAGAAAATAGATAAGCAGAAGTATGGATTGAAGTTTGTCTATGATGGACGGGTACTTGTTGCTGTGTTGAAATTGTCGGTATGGAGTATGTTGCATGCTTTTATCAGCGTGGCTCCGTGGTTTTTGTTTTTTATCGCTATAGAGCATCTGGGAGAGATGGAATTGGCTATTTCTAATATTACCAGAAGTGTATCTGCCATATTTTTTGTCATAGCAAATTCTTTTGCTGTTACTACCGGATCGCTGGTCAGTAATATGATAGGAGCCGGAGATAGAAATACCGCTTTTCCTATCTGCCGGAAGATACTCAAATTGGGATATGCTATCGGTTTACCGTTGGTTGGAGTTGCCTTGTTGTGTAATCAATGGATTATAGGTTTTTATACGGATAACCGACAATTGGTGGAATTAGCGTTTACACCTTTTGTAGTAATGTTGTTGAATTATACCTTTGCTCTACCTGGTTATGTATATCTAAATGCTGTTGGAGGAACCGGTAAGACAATAATTACATTTATATTTCAGGTGACGACAACTGTTATTTACCTGATTTATCTTTATTGGTTAAGCCATTGTACAAATGCTTCTTTAGCTATCTATTTGACTGCAGAATATCTTTTTGTGATTCTATTGGCAGTCCAATCCATTATTTATTTGAAAAGAAAACATTATTAA
- a CDS encoding helix-turn-helix transcriptional regulator translates to MKSTDITREELWAQQNLSAAEIDYSIWERDRSMLHQISKISHTCTFVVDVYKCRYAFASPNFTDLLGYDSHKIATLEKQGDYLESRIHPDDRQQLADLQIRLGQFIYSLPAEKRNDYCNIYSFRVRDARQQYIRVISKQQVLEQSINGKAWLILGNMDISPNQKESRLVDCTVVNRRNGEIFFPSPHSQTNLTPRETEILRLIQQGLLSKEIAHRLCISIHTVNIHRQNLLRKLGVQNSIEAIKAGLAAGLLS, encoded by the coding sequence ATGAAATCAACAGATATCACCCGGGAAGAATTGTGGGCACAACAAAACTTATCTGCTGCCGAGATCGACTACTCGATCTGGGAACGCGACAGGTCTATGCTCCATCAAATCTCAAAGATAAGCCATACCTGTACATTTGTCGTGGACGTGTATAAATGCAGATATGCCTTTGCCTCTCCCAACTTCACAGACTTATTAGGATATGACAGCCATAAAATCGCCACTCTGGAGAAACAAGGGGATTACCTGGAATCGCGTATTCATCCTGACGACCGCCAACAACTGGCAGACCTTCAGATCCGACTGGGACAGTTTATTTACAGTCTTCCCGCCGAAAAACGGAACGATTATTGCAATATATACAGCTTTCGTGTCCGTGATGCCCGACAACAATATATACGTGTCATCAGCAAACAACAAGTGTTGGAACAGAGCATTAACGGAAAAGCATGGCTCATACTAGGCAATATGGATATATCTCCAAATCAAAAGGAATCCAGACTAGTCGATTGCACAGTTGTCAACCGCAGAAACGGAGAAATATTCTTCCCATCCCCTCATTCGCAAACAAACCTTACTCCACGGGAGACAGAAATACTACGTCTTATCCAACAGGGACTTTTGAGTAAGGAGATAGCCCATCGACTTTGTATCAGTATCCATACAGTAAATATTCATCGACAAAATCTATTGCGCAAATTAGGAGTACAAAATTCTATTGAAGCAATAAAAGCAGGATTAGCAGCCGGATTACTTAGTTAA
- a CDS encoding phosphoglycerate mutase family protein — protein sequence MNILDMAWQNQQEAWKVVENSGIIPAWKSIGAEVNMVGSLRTGLLMKHRDIDFHIYSSPLSLSDSFQAMARLAENPFIRKIECANLLHTVEECVEWHAWYQELAGELWQIDMIHIRKGSRYDGYFEKVADRIEALLTDETRQAILQLKYETPETEKIIGVEYYQAVIQDGIRNYADFSEWRKLHPVTGVVEWMP from the coding sequence ATGAATATTCTTGATATGGCATGGCAGAACCAGCAGGAAGCCTGGAAAGTAGTGGAAAACAGTGGTATTATCCCAGCCTGGAAAAGTATCGGGGCAGAAGTAAATATGGTGGGGTCTTTGCGTACAGGTCTGCTGATGAAACACCGGGATATCGATTTTCATATTTATTCTTCTCCATTGAGTTTGTCCGATAGCTTTCAGGCGATGGCAAGGTTGGCTGAAAATCCGTTTATCAGAAAAATAGAATGTGCAAATCTGCTGCATACGGTTGAGGAGTGTGTGGAGTGGCATGCCTGGTATCAGGAACTAGCCGGTGAACTTTGGCAGATCGATATGATCCATATTCGGAAAGGCTCTCGTTATGACGGTTATTTTGAGAAAGTAGCCGATAGGATCGAAGCACTCCTGACGGATGAAACCAGACAGGCTATCTTACAATTGAAATATGAAACTCCTGAGACGGAAAAGATAATAGGAGTGGAGTATTATCAGGCGGTTATTCAGGATGGAATCAGAAATTATGCTGATTTTTCAGAGTGGAGAAAACTGCATCCGGTGACAGGTGTTGTTGAATGGATGCCATAA
- a CDS encoding glycine zipper family protein, with the protein MGMKNYILLLMASVLCTGCATMDPTSRTIVGSQVGMLAGTVTGAVIGHSVGGYRGEAIGSFVGSVGGTVVGAAAASSQNQRNNNRVRNDNRSYDRPYVVIEDIYLEDRNGNQMIDAGETCRISFILRNESRQPAYSIEPIIKTESGTKYLKLSKPAIIREIRPHGRVSYTITVHAEPKLKSGEASFSIRLKDSDGYLTEKETFQVPTRANYR; encoded by the coding sequence ATGGGCATGAAGAATTATATCCTATTATTGATGGCTTCCGTACTTTGTACGGGATGTGCGACAATGGATCCGACATCGAGGACGATTGTGGGTTCGCAGGTCGGGATGCTGGCAGGTACGGTTACCGGTGCGGTGATCGGACATTCTGTCGGAGGATACCGGGGCGAGGCGATAGGGTCGTTTGTCGGTTCGGTAGGCGGGACAGTGGTCGGTGCTGCGGCTGCTTCATCTCAAAACCAGCGTAATAATAATAGGGTACGGAATGATAACAGAAGTTACGACCGCCCTTATGTGGTTATTGAAGATATTTATCTGGAAGACCGTAATGGAAATCAGATGATTGATGCCGGAGAGACTTGTCGTATTTCTTTTATTTTGCGTAACGAGAGCCGCCAGCCGGCTTATAGTATTGAACCGATCATAAAAACGGAAAGCGGAACTAAATATCTAAAACTATCCAAACCGGCCATAATCCGTGAAATCCGTCCGCACGGACGAGTGAGTTATACCATTACCGTACATGCAGAACCCAAATTGAAAAGCGGTGAAGCATCTTTTTCCATCCGTCTTAAAGATTCGGATGGCTATCTGACGGAAAAGGAGACTTTCCAGGTGCCGACACGGGCTAACTATAGATGA
- a CDS encoding DNA polymerase III subunit gamma/tau, producing the protein MDNYIVSARKYRPSTFRSVVGQKSLTTTLKNAIQSNKLAHAYLFCGPRGVGKTSCARIFAKTINCLNPTADGEACNECESCQAFNEQRSYNIHELDAASNNSVDDIRSLIDQVRIPPAIGKYKVFIIDEVHMLSSAAFNAFLKTLEEPPHHALFILATTEKHKVLPTILSRCQIYDFSRISITDMVEHLEYVSSQENVTAEPEALNVIAQKADGGMRDALSIFDQVVSFTNGNITYQAVIDNLNVLDYEYYFRLTDAILAGNVRSSILILNEILSKGFDGQNIITGLAAHFRDLLVCKDEATLILFEVGASIRERYKEMAKRCPDQLLFKAIELANSCDLNYRASRNKRLLLELTLIQLCQLTTVGQAVDDKKKGVIEPIASGASGQPVSQGAQPVHQGQPVRQQVQPGQIPNHMPQQPVGMNGGNGQVITTNMPSSATKIPQGPPDSVPKRSSRPPHLGTSLKEIGVEKPKNQMTQQESRTVQEMVTPFSQEDLVRCWDAYAASGMIEKKVYLKNTMINCKPVLQENYFFEVGVHNPGQQDELSNGCVDLLNYLRVQLKNTRIQMRVRIVETNEKHLAYTSTEKFEHLLSVNPVLAKLKDEFNLTLD; encoded by the coding sequence ATGGACAATTATATTGTATCGGCAAGAAAATATCGCCCCTCTACTTTTCGTAGTGTCGTAGGGCAAAAGTCTCTTACCACTACACTAAAAAATGCAATACAAAGTAACAAGCTCGCTCATGCCTATCTTTTTTGTGGACCGCGTGGTGTCGGGAAAACTTCGTGTGCACGTATCTTTGCTAAAACGATCAACTGCCTGAACCCGACAGCCGATGGTGAAGCCTGCAACGAATGCGAATCGTGCCAGGCTTTCAATGAGCAGCGTTCTTATAATATCCATGAACTGGATGCCGCCTCCAACAACTCGGTGGACGATATCCGTTCGCTGATCGACCAGGTACGTATTCCGCCTGCTATCGGGAAATACAAAGTATTTATTATCGATGAAGTGCATATGCTGAGTTCGGCGGCTTTCAATGCCTTTTTGAAAACGTTGGAAGAACCTCCTCATCATGCCCTGTTTATTCTGGCTACTACTGAAAAGCATAAAGTGCTGCCGACTATCTTGTCGCGTTGTCAGATTTATGATTTTTCCCGTATTTCAATAACGGATATGGTGGAGCACCTCGAATACGTCTCTTCGCAGGAAAATGTAACGGCGGAACCGGAAGCTTTGAACGTAATCGCTCAGAAAGCTGACGGAGGTATGCGTGACGCTTTGTCTATTTTCGACCAGGTAGTCAGCTTTACCAACGGAAATATCACCTATCAGGCTGTTATCGACAACTTGAATGTGCTTGACTACGAATATTATTTCCGTCTTACGGATGCTATTCTGGCAGGAAATGTCCGCTCTTCTATCCTCATACTGAATGAAATATTAAGTAAAGGTTTTGACGGGCAGAACATCATCACCGGTCTAGCTGCTCATTTCCGCGATCTGTTGGTCTGCAAGGATGAGGCGACGCTGATACTCTTTGAAGTCGGTGCTTCCATCCGCGAACGTTATAAGGAGATGGCGAAACGTTGTCCGGATCAGTTGCTTTTTAAAGCGATCGAACTGGCTAATTCCTGCGATCTGAACTATCGTGCCAGCCGCAATAAACGTTTGTTGCTCGAACTGACGCTTATCCAGCTTTGCCAGTTGACTACGGTCGGACAGGCTGTCGATGATAAAAAAAAAGGAGTAATTGAACCGATTGCTTCCGGTGCTTCCGGACAGCCTGTATCTCAAGGTGCGCAGCCTGTCCATCAAGGGCAACCGGTACGTCAGCAGGTTCAACCGGGACAAATACCCAACCATATGCCCCAGCAACCCGTCGGAATGAATGGTGGTAATGGGCAAGTGATAACGACAAATATGCCTTCATCGGCAACGAAAATTCCGCAAGGACCTCCGGATTCAGTTCCGAAAAGGAGTTCACGTCCGCCTCATTTGGGTACTTCCTTAAAAGAAATAGGGGTTGAAAAACCGAAAAACCAAATGACGCAACAAGAGAGCCGGACTGTGCAGGAAATGGTCACCCCTTTTTCTCAGGAGGATCTGGTTCGTTGTTGGGATGCTTACGCGGCAAGCGGTATGATTGAAAAGAAGGTGTATCTGAAAAATACAATGATCAACTGTAAACCCGTTTTGCAGGAGAATTATTTCTTTGAAGTGGGCGTTCATAATCCGGGTCAGCAGGATGAGTTGAGCAACGGGTGCGTGGACTTGCTGAATTACCTGCGTGTCCAGTTAAAAAACACCCGTATACAGATGCGTGTGCGGATTGTGGAAACCAATGAAAAACATCTGGCTTATACTTCTACCGAAAAGTTTGAACATCTGTTAAGCGTGAATCCGGTTCTTGCCAAGTTGAAGGATGAGTTTAACCTGACGCTGGATTGA
- a CDS encoding FtsB family cell division protein, producing the protein MSRIKDFYNKYLSKINAYWLVIIGFLILTFTVGDSNLYKRYTYDEKIRSLEKEIKHYQKEIEINSKKLNDLRTDKEGLERFAREEYFMKKPNEDVYIIKKK; encoded by the coding sequence ATGTCACGCATAAAAGACTTTTACAACAAGTATCTATCCAAGATAAATGCCTATTGGCTGGTTATCATCGGATTTCTGATCCTCACTTTTACGGTGGGCGACAGCAATTTGTATAAGCGGTATACGTACGACGAAAAAATCCGCAGCCTGGAAAAAGAGATCAAACACTATCAGAAAGAGATTGAGATAAACAGTAAGAAACTGAACGATCTTCGCACCGACAAGGAAGGTTTGGAACGGTTCGCCCGTGAAGAGTATTTCATGAAGAAGCCGAATGAAGACGTCTATATCATCAAAAAGAAATAA
- a CDS encoding OmpH family outer membrane protein: MKNINYVINGVLAVAVVILFIMQFSDKKESTVTKTFASGEGDTTNLLPIAYVNVDSLLLNYNYFKDLNEQLLKKEENSRANVTQQARTLQTEVQEFYRKMENNAFLTRERAQQEQERLMKKEQELKDLDAKLSQDLLVERQKLNEQLRDTVVSKLKVYNKDKGYQVIFSNTAEDNILLAGDAYDITNELIDLLNKSYSSGK, encoded by the coding sequence ATGAAGAACATTAACTACGTAATTAATGGTGTGCTCGCGGTGGCTGTCGTGATATTGTTCATAATGCAATTTTCCGACAAGAAAGAATCGACTGTAACAAAAACATTTGCATCCGGAGAAGGCGATACAACGAATCTGCTTCCTATCGCTTATGTCAATGTCGATTCACTTTTGCTTAATTATAATTATTTCAAGGATCTGAATGAACAGCTCCTGAAAAAAGAAGAAAATTCGCGTGCGAATGTAACTCAGCAGGCACGTACCTTGCAGACCGAAGTGCAGGAGTTCTATCGTAAAATGGAAAATAATGCCTTCCTTACTCGTGAAAGAGCTCAACAGGAACAGGAACGTTTGATGAAAAAAGAACAGGAACTGAAAGACCTGGATGCTAAATTGTCACAAGATCTGTTGGTAGAACGCCAGAAGTTGAACGAACAGCTTCGTGATACAGTTGTTTCAAAACTGAAAGTATATAATAAGGATAAAGGATATCAGGTAATTTTCAGCAATACGGCAGAAGACAATATTTTGCTGGCAGGCGATGCTTACGATATCACAAACGAATTGATCGACTTATTAAACAAGAGCTATTCCAGCGGAAAGTAA
- a CDS encoding aminoacyl-histidine dipeptidase yields MKITDLKPEIVWKFFHQVTQVPRPSKKEGKMIQYLESFAKEYKIAIKKDAAGNILMSKSATPGYENRPVVILQSHMDMVCEKNNGTVHDFDNDPIETIVDGDWLRANGTTLGADNGIGVAAELAILASDDIEHGPIECLFTVDEETGLTGAKALEKGFMTGDILLNLDSEDEGEIFMGCAGGKDTQAVFHCEQRATNPNMLYFKINIKGLNGGHSGGEIHKGLGNANKVLVRFLYLLNNEADFTLCSIEGGNLRNAIAREAHTVIGLYPEDKEQVRVLLNNYTADIENELKHVDPNVQITMESTDRPEFCISNFDMEKVIWALHACPHGVIGMSHDIEGLVETSTNLASVKIRQDAETQSFIITVGTSQRSSIESCKNMIANQVASVFKLAGAVVTHGDGYPGWAPNPDSKILKVAQDTYKHLFNKDAKIMAIHAGLECGLFLEKYPNLDMISFGPTLRDVHSPNERIEIKTVGLWWAHLLELLKSVPAK; encoded by the coding sequence ATGAAGATTACTGACTTAAAGCCTGAAATCGTTTGGAAATTCTTCCATCAGGTAACCCAAGTGCCCCGTCCTTCAAAGAAGGAAGGCAAAATGATCCAGTATCTGGAATCGTTTGCAAAAGAGTATAAAATCGCTATAAAAAAAGATGCAGCCGGAAATATCCTGATGTCGAAGTCTGCAACCCCCGGATATGAAAACCGGCCGGTTGTCATCCTGCAGTCTCACATGGATATGGTTTGCGAAAAGAATAACGGGACAGTTCATGATTTTGATAACGACCCGATCGAAACGATCGTCGACGGCGACTGGCTGCGTGCCAACGGAACGACACTCGGAGCCGACAACGGTATAGGTGTTGCTGCCGAACTGGCTATCCTGGCATCCGACGATATCGAACACGGACCGATAGAATGTCTGTTTACTGTGGACGAAGAAACCGGTCTGACCGGAGCTAAAGCACTTGAAAAAGGATTCATGACCGGTGACATCCTGTTGAATCTGGACAGCGAAGACGAAGGTGAGATTTTCATGGGCTGCGCCGGCGGAAAAGACACGCAAGCCGTGTTCCATTGCGAACAGCGCGCAACCAATCCCAATATGTTATATTTCAAAATCAATATTAAAGGATTGAACGGCGGACATTCCGGCGGTGAAATTCACAAAGGATTGGGAAATGCCAATAAAGTACTGGTTCGCTTCCTGTATTTACTGAACAATGAAGCAGACTTCACGCTGTGCTCTATCGAGGGCGGTAATCTACGCAATGCGATTGCCCGTGAAGCACATACAGTTATCGGTCTTTATCCGGAAGACAAAGAACAGGTACGCGTCCTGCTTAACAACTATACTGCCGATATAGAGAATGAACTGAAACATGTCGATCCGAATGTACAGATCACTATGGAATCGACCGATCGTCCGGAATTTTGTATCAGCAACTTCGACATGGAAAAAGTTATCTGGGCTTTACATGCCTGTCCTCATGGCGTGATCGGCATGAGCCACGATATCGAAGGACTGGTAGAAACTTCAACCAACCTGGCTTCCGTAAAAATCAGACAGGATGCAGAAACCCAATCATTCATCATCACAGTAGGAACCAGTCAACGCAGTTCCATCGAATCCTGCAAGAATATGATCGCCAACCAGGTCGCTTCCGTATTCAAACTGGCGGGTGCTGTCGTTACTCACGGTGACGGTTATCCGGGATGGGCTCCGAATCCGGATTCTAAAATCCTGAAAGTGGCACAGGATACTTACAAACATTTATTTAATAAGGATGCCAAGATCATGGCAATCCATGCCGGACTGGAATGTGGATTATTCCTCGAAAAATATCCTAATCTGGATATGATTTCTTTCGGACCGACATTAAGAGATGTTCACTCTCCCAACGAACGGATCGAAATTAAGACCGTCGGCTTGTGGTGGGCACATCTTCTGGAATTATTAAAAAGCGTACCGGCAAAATAA
- a CDS encoding endonuclease/exonuclease/phosphatase family protein, whose product MTRTLTIFICVLAFLSCSANAQSGFRIMSYNVENLFDTDDNPDKNDNDFLPSGNHHWTRGRYYHKLQQIAKVISAAGEWNTPALVALCEVENDSVLIHLLNRTPLKQQQYRYCMTHGSDTRGINTALLYQRDQFGYIGHREHPVVFTRKNHKHTRNLLHVWGKVITADTLDVFVCHLPSRYGGEKESEADRFDAVRTLRNLCNSLLGTRTNPQILIMGDFNDTAENASITQILAAGKIGKRIEAKKLYNLFADPHVLNYPGTHKYQGEWNQLDHIIVSGNLIDTTSSMYLLPGSNRIFAPPFLLTNDKTWQGKRPFRTYYGFKYEGGYSDHLPLITDFLLSLPDKD is encoded by the coding sequence ATGACCAGGACCTTAACTATATTTATTTGCGTTCTAGCCTTTCTCTCCTGCTCGGCGAATGCCCAGTCCGGATTCAGGATCATGAGTTATAATGTAGAGAATCTGTTCGACACCGATGATAATCCGGATAAGAACGACAACGATTTCCTCCCGTCGGGTAACCATCACTGGACCCGCGGACGTTATTATCATAAACTTCAGCAGATAGCTAAAGTGATCAGTGCCGCCGGTGAATGGAATACCCCGGCTTTGGTAGCCCTTTGCGAAGTGGAAAATGATTCCGTCCTGATCCATCTGCTCAACCGGACACCCCTGAAACAACAACAATACCGATATTGTATGACACACGGTTCAGATACAAGGGGCATAAATACAGCCCTCCTCTATCAACGGGATCAGTTCGGCTACATCGGTCACCGGGAACATCCGGTTGTTTTCACCCGTAAAAATCATAAACACACCCGCAATCTCCTCCATGTATGGGGAAAAGTCATAACCGCAGATACACTGGATGTATTTGTCTGCCATCTCCCGTCCCGTTACGGAGGTGAAAAAGAGAGCGAAGCCGACCGATTCGATGCCGTCCGGACATTGCGAAACCTTTGCAACTCCCTGCTCGGAACTCGTACAAACCCTCAAATACTGATTATGGGCGATTTCAACGATACGGCAGAGAATGCCAGCATCACACAAATACTGGCAGCCGGAAAAATCGGCAAAAGGATCGAAGCGAAAAAGTTGTACAACCTTTTTGCCGATCCGCACGTTCTGAATTATCCGGGAACCCATAAGTATCAGGGCGAATGGAATCAACTGGATCATATCATCGTCTCCGGAAACCTGATCGATACTACATCCTCCATGTACCTTCTCCCGGGAAGTAACCGGATTTTCGCACCGCCTTTCCTGCTCACCAACGATAAGACCTGGCAGGGGAAACGTCCTTTCCGCACCTATTACGGCTTTAAATATGAGGGCGGTTACAGCGATCATTTACCGCTCATTACCGACTTTTTATTATCTTTGCCTGACAAAGATTGA